A portion of the Epinephelus moara isolate mb chromosome 4, YSFRI_EMoa_1.0, whole genome shotgun sequence genome contains these proteins:
- the tmx2a gene encoding thioredoxin-related transmembrane protein 2-A gives MGLITGLITFLYHLPQIYKWLLKPYYITSVLMTVAFLLVRKAPGLCEHLATQREDGNSCDFDWREVEILMFLSAIVMMKNRRAITLEQHMGNLFLFSKVANVILFFRLDIRLGILYLALCVAFVMTCKPPLYMGPEYIKYFSDKTIDEELQSDSRITWIVEFYANWSSECQSFAPVFADLSLKYNCAGLRFGKVDIGRYGEVSERYKVSTSPLAKQLPTLVLFQGGRELMRRPMVDNKGRAVSWTFNDENIIREFNLNELFQKYKKLNKSRALKEGEQNYTQPEEGSDELEPETNNPEQPTESKKDQ, from the exons ATGGGACTCATCACAGGACTCATTACTTTCTTGTACCACTTACCGCAGATTTACAAATGGCTGCTGAAGCCGTATTATATCACCTCGGTCCTCATGACCGTCGCCTTCCTGCTGGTCCGAAAGGCTCCCGGTTTGTGCGAGCACCTGGCGACCCAGCGGGAGGACGGCAACTCCTGCGACTTTGACTGG agaGAGGTGGAGATTCTCATGTTCCTCAGTGCAATAGTGATGATGAAGAACAGGAGAGCAa tcacactggagcagcacaTGGGCAACTTGTTCCTGTTCAGTAAAGTGGCCAACGTCATCCTCTTCTTCAGGCTGGACATTCGGCTCGGCATCCTTTACCTCGCATTGTGTGTTG CATTCGTCATGACCTGTAAGCCACCACTCTACATGGGCCCCGAGTACATAAAGTACTTCAGCGACAAGACCATAGAT gaggagctgcagagtgACAGTCGTATCACCTGGATTGTTGAATTCTACGCCAACTGGTCCTCTGAGTGCCAGTCCTTCGCTCCCGTCTTTGCCGACCTTTCACTCAA GTACAACTGTGCTGGACTCAGGTTTGGGAAGGTGGACATTGGACGCTATGGAGAGGTTTCAGAGAG GTACAAGGTGAGTACCTCTCCTCTGGCTAAGCAGCTGCCCACACTGGTGCTTTTCCAAGGAGGGCGCGAACTTATGAGACGTCCGATGGTGGACAATAAAGGCAGAGCAGTGTCTTGGACCTTCAATGAC GAGAACATTATCCGAGAGTTTAACCTCAACGAGCTCTTCCAAAAATACAAGAAGCTGAACAAAAGTCGTGCTTTGAAAGAAGGGGAGCAGAACTACACTCAGCCAGAGGAGGGCAGCGACGAGCTCGAGCCTGAAACCAACAACCCGGAGCAGCCCACAGAGAGCAAGAAAGACCAGTGA
- the si:dkey-6i22.5 gene encoding polyamine-modulated factor 1, with product MEESKVATQKEAVDNTCVKDSTENQINDATGEVSSQVSNTGSVCKPSEDTEARFNRLKLFDKVMQKSLEKLIETASFNRFASTYGPLYKKNPEKIVSIHKQFIEELQRTIQEDISRLIEEGRLELKLNELDKLEHAAKNSADPAWRPSGVPEQDFCSFLMPYYQKQEAYMRQELKKIQAENAALAQKVQAGRESVAQTEHRISTAVDEWKASVIEFERLASSLCPVDVLDV from the exons ATGGAGGAAAGCAAAGTAGCAACACAAAAGGAGGCTGTAGATAACACATGCGTTAAAGACTCAACTGAAAACCAGATAAATGACGCTACAGGAGAAGTTTCCTCACAGGTGTCAAACACTGGATCCGTGTGTAAGCCGTCCGAGGACACGGAAGCTCGGTTTAACAGACTGAAGTTGTTCGACAAAGTGATGCAGAAGAGCCTGGAGAAGCTCATCGAAACTGCCAG ttttaaCAGATTCGCCAGCACCTACGGTCCGCTGTACAAGAAAAACCCTGAGAAGATCGTGAGCATTCACAAGCAGTTCATTGAGGAGTTGCAGAGGACTATACAG GAGGACATCAGCAGATTGATTGAAGAAGGCCGGTTAGAGTTAAAACTGAATGAGCTGGACAAACTGGAACATGCTGCCAAGAACAGTGCagaccctgcatg GCGGCCGAGTGGGGTTCCTGAGCAGGACTTTTGCAGCTTTTTGATGCCATACTATCAAAAGCAGGAGGCCTACATGCGACAGGAGCTGAAAAAGATTCAAGCAGAGAATGCTGCTCTGGCACAGAAGGTTCAGGCTGGTAGAGAGAGTGTTGCTCAGACTGAACATCGTATTTCTACCGCCGTTGATGAGTGGAAG GCATCTGTCATAGAGTTTGAAAGGCTGGCATCTTCTCTCTGCCCTGTTGATGTC